CTCCGCGCCGGTGGTGATGACCCCGTAGACCACCTGCTCGGCCGCCATGCCGCCGAGCGCGCCGATGATCCGGCCGCGCAGGTAGGGCTCGGTGTAGGAGTAGCGGTCGTTCTCCGGGGTGGAGAGGGTGACGCCGAGGGCCCGGCCGCGCGGCACGATGGTGATCTTGCGGACCGGGTCCGCGCCGGGCTGGAGCATGCCCAGCAGCGCGTGCCCGCTCTCGTGGTACGCCGTCCGCTCGCGCTCCTCCTGCGGCATCACCAGCGGCCGTACGGCGCCGAGTTGGACCTTCTCCAGGGCGTCCGAGAGGTCCCGTTCGTTGACCGCGTCCTGCCGGCGCTTGACGGCCAGCAGGGCCGCCTCGTTGACCAGGTTGGCGAGTTCGGCGCCGGTCATCCCGGGGGTGACCTTGGCGAGTTGGGTGAGGTCGGTGTCGCCGGCCAGCGGGACGGTCCGGGTGTGGATGCGCAGGATGGCGGCGCGGCCCTCCCGGTCGGGCGGGCTGACGGTGATCCGCCGGTCGAAGCGGCCGGGGCGCAGCAGCGCCGGGTCGAGCACGTCCGCCCGGTTGGTCGCGGCGATGACGATGACGCCCTCGGAGCCGGAGAAGCCGTCCATCTCGGTGAGGATCTGGTTGAGCGTCTGCTCGCGCTCGTCGTGCCCGCCCATGCCGCCGCCCGCGCCGCGCTGGCGTCCGATGGTGTCGATCTCGTCGATGAAGATGATCGCCGGGGCGACCTTGCGGGCCTCGGCGAACAGTTCGCGGACCCGGCTGGCGCCGACACCGACGATCATCTCGATGAACTCGGAGGCCGAAGCGGAGAAGAACGGCACGTCCGCCTCGCCGGCCACGGCCCGGGCCAGCAGGGTCTTGCCCGTCCCGGGCGGGCCGCTCAGCAGGACGCCGCGGGGCATCTTGGCGCCGAGCCTGCGGTAGCGGTCGGGGTTCTTCAAGTAGTCGACGACCTCGGTGAGTTCGGCCTCGACCTCGTCGATGCCGGCCACGTCGGCGAAGGTGGTGCGCTTGCCCTGTTCGGCGGTGACGGGCTTGGGCGGGGCCTTGCGCCCGAGCGGTCCGCCGCCGAGGCCCCCGGCCATCCGGCGGGCGAGCAGCACCCAGATGAAGATCAGCAGCAGCATCGGTGCGAGCGAGAGCAGCAGGTTGGTGAGGAAACTGCGCTGCTGCACCGGTGAGGTGGCGGTGACCTCGACGCCCTGCTGCTGCAGAGTGGCCCAGAGGTTGTCGCCCGCGAAGGAGGGGCGCTGGGTGTCGAACTCGGTGTAGTCGCCCTTGCCGCCGTCCGGCTTGGGCTGGGCGCTCTTGAGGGTGCCCTCGATCGAGTCGCCCTTGGAGTAGATCTTGGTGATGTTGCCCTTGTTCAGCTGGCTGTTGAACTCGGTGTACGAGATCGTCGTGGCGCCCTCGTTGCCGAAGAACGAGAGCAGCACGTCCGAGATCAGGAACACCACGAGGGCGGTGAGGACCAGGCCGGCCCAACCGCCGGGCATCCGACGGCGCGGCGGTGGCGGGGGCGGGGCGCCCTCGGAACGCCAGGGCTGGTCGGGGGTCTGACGCGGTGGCACGGGTTCGGTCACCCATCGGACGATACGGACAGGCGCTCGGGCCGGCCAACCGCAACGCCGCGCCCGAGCACCCGTACGGCCGTGCCGGAGCGTGCCGCCGAGGACCGCGCACGGCCTCCCGCCGGCGGCCGGGTCGAGGCCCCTGACCAGCGGCTATGCCGAGGCGCCCGGCCACTCCTCCGCGGTCAGCGCGAACCGCTCGTGGTCGCGCCAGTCGCCCTGCAGGAACAGCATCCGCGGGGAGAAGCCCTCGTGCCGGAAGCCCAGCCGCTTGGCCATCGCGATCGAGCGCTCGTTCTCCGGCTGCACGTTGATCTCCAGCCGGTGCAGCCCCAGCCCGTCGGCCGACTGCGGGGCGAAGCAGCGGTCCAGGACCAGCCGCATGCCCTCGGTCATCCGCCCGGTGCCGGCGAACGGCAGGTACGCGTCGTAGCCCAGCGCGGCGTTGCAGAAGCGGCTCATCACGATGTTGGCGACGTTCACCTTGCCGACCAGCCCGCCGGTGTCCCGGTCGAGGATCAGGAAGGTGCGCAGGCCCGCCCCCTGGCGCTGCAGCAGCTCCGGCAGCCCGTCCGGCTCGACCGGGTTCCACCGGCCGATGTGTTCGGCGGACCGCCGGACCGCTTCGGCGTACGCAACCGCGTCCTCGGCCCTCGGGGCCCTGATCATCACTCGCATGCCCCCATCATCGGACACGCGATCGGCCCGCCGCCCGGAAACACCGGACGACGGGCCGAACGGAATCGATCAAGGCCGATCCACAGGGAGTCCGAGCCGATCAAGGCCTACAGCAGGTCCTTGAACTCCTTGGGCAGCTCGAAGTCGGCCGGACCCTTGCCCGCGCCGAGGCCGAACGCACCGCCGTCCGCCGGGGCCTGGCCGGCACCCGGGCCGAGCGCGCGGCGCTCGGCGGCCGCGGCCTCCTCCTGCGCCCGCTTCAGCGGGTTGCCGCTCTTGCGCTTGCCCTTGGCCTGCGGGGCCTTCTTGCCGGACTTCTTCGCGCCGCCACCCATGCCCGGGATCCCCGGCATGCCGGGCATGCCCTTGCCGGAGGCCATCGCGGACATCATCTTGCGGGCCTCGAAGAACCGCTCGACCAGGTTCTTCACCTCGCCGACCTGCACGCCCGAGCCCTTGGCGATGCGGGCCCGGCGGGAGCCGTTGATCAGCTCCGGCTCGGCCCGCTCGGTCGGGGTCATCGACTTGATGATCGCGCCGACCCGGTTGACGTCCTTGTCGTCGATGTTGTTGATCTGGTCCCGGATCTGGCCCATGCCGGGCAGCATGCCGAGCAGCTTGGAGATCGAGCCCATCTTCTGGACCTGCTCCAGCTGGGACAGGAAGTCGTCCAGCGTGAACTGCTTCGGGCCGCCGCGCAGCTTGGCGGCGATCTTCTCCGCCTCGGCCTGCGAGAAGGTCTGCTCGGCCTTCTCGATCAGCGAGAGGACGTCACCCATGCCGAGGATGCGCGAGGCCATCCGGTCCGGGTGGAAGGCGTCGAAGTCGTCGACCTTCTCGCCGTTGGAGGCGAACATGATCTGCCGGCCGGTGACGTGCGCGACCGACAGGGCGGCACCACCGCGGGCGTCGCCGTCGAGCTTGGAGAGCACGACACCGGTGAAGTCGACGCCGTCGAGGAAGGCCTGCGCGGTGGTGACCGCGTCCTGGCCGATCATCGCGTCGACGACGAACAGGACCTCGTCCGGGTCGACCGCGGCGCGGATGTCCGCGGCCTGCTGCATCAGCTCGGCGTCGATGCCCAGGCGGCCGGCGGTGTCGACGACGACGACGTCGTACTGCTTCTGCTTGGCGTACTCGATCGAGTCCTTCGCCACCTGCACCGGGTCGCCGACGCCGTTGCCCGGCTGCGGGCCGTAGAAGGCCACACCGGCGCGCTCGGCGACCACCTGGAGCTGGTTGACCGCGTTGGGGCGCTGGAGGTCGCAGGCGACCAGCAGCGGGGTGTGCTTCTGCTTCTTCAGCCAGTGGCCGAGCTTGCCCGCGAGGGTGGTCTTACCGGCACCCTGCAGACCAGCGAGCATGATGACCGTCGGGCCGTTCTTGGCGAACCGCACCCGGCGGGTCTCGCCACCGAGGATCGCGATGAGCTCCTCGTTGACGATCTTGATGATCTGCTGCGCCGGGTTCAGCGCCCCGGAGACCTCGGCACCGAGCGCCCGCTCCTTGACCTGCTTGATGAAGGCCCGGACGACCGGCAGCGCGACGTCCGCCTCCAGCAGCGCGATGCGGATCTCGCGGGCGGTGGCGTCGATGTCCGCCTCGCTCAGGCGGCCCTTGCCCCGGAGGTTCTTGAACGTCGCTGCGAGGCGATCGGAAAGGGTGTCGAACACGTCGTCGCGGGTCCTCTACGGCATCGGTATCGGTACGGTCGTCGTCCCCCAGGGTATCCGGCCGCCCCGGGTACGGTCTCCACCCCTGTCCCCGGCGGGCTCTCAGCCCAGCGCCGCCCGGACCGCGGCCGCCACCTCACCGGCCCGTTGCGCGGCGAGCGGACGGCCCGCCTCGTCGGTCAGGTAGAACGAGTCCACCGCCTCCGCGCCCAGCGTGGAGACGTGCGCGGTGCGCACCCGTACGCCCGACTCGTCCAGCGCCCGGCCGATCCGGTGCAGCAGTCCTGGGGCGTCGTGGGCGCGGACCTCCAGCACGGTCGCGGTCGCCGAGGCCACCGCGGGCGCCACCGCGACCAGCGGCGGCGGGGTGGGGATGCCCCGGCGGCGCGGGGCGGCGGCGTCCCGCTCGGCGAGGCGCCGGGCGACGTCCAGCGAGCCGTCCAGCGCCCGGCGCAGGTCGGCCCGCAGCCGGGCCGCCTCCGGCAGCTCGCCGAACTCGGCGGCCACCCGCCAGGACAGCAGCAGCACCGGCCCGGCGCCGATCGGGTCCAGCTCGCGCAGCCCGGCCGAGCGGACGGTCAGCCGGTGCAGCGCGAGCACCCCGGCGGCGGTGCCGAGCAGTCCCGGACGGTCCGGAACGGCCAGGTTCAGCTCGACGCCCATCGGCCCGGTGCCCATGCGCTCGGTGCCCATCGGCGCGGCCGCCGTCCCGGCACCGGCCGTCCCGGCACCCGTCGGCCCGGCACCCGGGTCCGTCCCCTCGGCCTGGGCCCGCAGCGACAGCGCGGGCTCGCCGGTGCGGGCGGCCTCGACCGCGAGCCGCTCCTGCTCGGCGCTGGGCGCCGCCTCCACAGGCGCCGTGACCGCCCCGGCCAGCCGGTCGGCGGCCCGCGCCACCAGCCCGTCCACCAGGGAGGCCCGCCAGCTGCTCCACGCGGCCGGACCGGTGGCCAGCGCGTCCGCCTCGGTGAGCGCGTGCAGCAGCTCCAGCTCCGGCAGGGTGGTCACCACCTTGGTGATCGCCTCGACGGTGGCCGGGTCGTCCGGGTCACGCCGGGTCGCGGTGTCGACCAGGGTCAGGTGCTGGCGGACCAGCACCGCCAACGTCTCGGTGTCCTCCGCGCCGAAGCCCATGCGGGGGGCGAGGTCGCGGACGATCACCTCGCCGGCCTCGCTGTGGTCCCCGGGCCAGCCCTTGCCGATGTCGTGCAGCAGCGCCGCGACCAGCAGCAGGTCCGGCCTGGCCACCCGGCGGGTCATCGCGGCGGCCCGCACCGCCGTCTCCACCAGGTGCCGGTCCACCGTCCAGCGGTGCACGGCGTTGCGCTGCGGACGGCAGCGCACCCGCTCCCAGTCCGGCAGCAGCCGGGTGACCAGCCCCTCCGCCTCCAGCGCCTCCCACACCGGGACGGCCGCCTCCCCCGCGCCCAGCAGCGTGACCAGCTGCTCGCGCGCCTCGTCCGGCCAGGGCACCGGCAGCGGGCGGCACTCGGCGGCCAGCCGGCGCACCGTCGCGTACGAGACGGTCAGCCCGTTCTGCGCGGCGGCGGCCGCGGCGCGCAGCGGCAGCACCGGGTCGGCGGCCGGGCGGGCGCCCTGGGCCAGCACCGCCTCGCCGTCCTGCTCGACCACCCCCTCGGCGAGCGGGCGGCGCTCCACCGCACCGCGGGCCACCGCCCCCGCTCCCCGGCTGACCCCGGTGAACGGGATGGCCAGCCGGGCCACCCGGCGGCCCCGGCCGGTCCGGGCGGCGAGCACCCGCTCCACCGCCCGCCAGGTGACGTCGCTCGCGTAGGCGATGGTGCGGGCGGCCTCGTAGACCTGGCGCAGCAGGGTGTCCGCGTCCAGCACGCCGAGCCGTTCGGCGACCTGGTCCTGGTCCTGCAGGCTGAGCCGCTCGGTGGCCCGGCCGGTGACCAGGTGCAGCGCGTCGCGCACGTCGGCCAGCCGCAGCGCGGCGGCGTCCAGGCCGTCCCGGGGCGCGTCGGCCAGCCAGGTGGCGGCGACGGCGTTGAGCGCGACCACGTCGCGCAGGCCGCCGCGGGCCTCCTTGAGGTCGGGCTCCAGCAGGAAGGACAGCTCGCCGTGCCGTTCGGCCCGCTCGCGGCCCAGCTCGCGGAGCTCGGGCAGGCGCGCGGGGGCGCTCGCGCGCCAGTCGGTGAAGACGGCGGAGCGCAGCGCGGCGGTGAGTGCCGGGTCGCCGGCCAGGTGGCGGGCGTCCAGCAGGCCGAGCTGCGCCTTGAGGTCGGCGGCGGCGACCGCCCGGGCCTCGGCGACGGTGCGCACCGAGTGGTCGAGCTTGGCGCCCGCGTCCCAGACCGGGTACCAGATCCGCTCGGGCAGCTCCCGGGCGATCGGCCCGTCGTGCAGCAGCAGGACGTCCAGGTCGCTGCGCGGGGACAGCTCGCCGCGCCCGTACCCGCCGACGGCGACCAGTGCCACGCCCGGCGGGGCGCCGGCGGCCGTGAGCAGGCCGGCCAGCCAGTCGTCGGTGGCCGCGGCCAGCGCCTCACGGCGCGGGCGGCCCACCGGGCCGGGGGCGGCGAGCAGCGCGGCCCGGGCGGCGGCGTGGTCGGCGGGGTCGGAAGGCCTGGTCTCGGTGGTCATGCGCGTGCGTCCCGTCCGTGGTGCGGGTGAGCCGTGGTGCGAGTGAGCCGTGGTGAAGGTGAGCCGTGGTGCGGGTGAGCCGTGGTGCGGGTGAGCCGTGGTGCGGGTGAGCCGTGACAGCTGAGCCGTCATGCGGTTGCGCCGTCGTACAGGTGGGCCGTCGTACAGGTGGGTCGTGGCGGCCGAGCGCCGGCCGCCGGTACGCCGTCGGCGGGCCCGCGCCCCCACCCCGGGGGATCACGGGCCCGCCGCAGGTGGGGGCCGGGGAGTGCCGTTCACGCCCTACAGGGCGTCGGGGCCCCGCTCGCCGGTACGGACCCGTACGGCGGTGTCGACCGGGATGCTCCAGACCTTGCCGTCGCCGATCTTGCCGGTCCGGGCGGCCTTCACCAGGACCTCGATCAGGTCGTCGGCGTCCTCGTCCTCGACCAGGACCTCGATTCTGACCTTCGGCACCAGGTCCACGGTGTACTCCGCGCCCCGGTACACCTCGGTGTGGCCGCGCTGGCGGCCGTAGCCGCTGGCCTCGGTGACGGTCAGGCCGTGGACCCCGAAGGCCTGCAGCGCGGCCTTCACCTCGTCCAGGCGGTACGGCTTGATCACGGCGGTGATGAGCTTCATCAGGCGTCGACCTCGGTCTTCTCGGCGGCCTTGCCGGCGGCCTTCTCGGTGGGCTTCTCGCTGGTCTTCTCCGCGGACGTCGCGACGGCCGTCCCTGCGGAGGGGCCCGCCGACGCGGCGGCGGCCAGGCCGGGCAGGGCCCGGGCCAGTCCCGCTCCGACCGCGCTGAAATCGTAGGCGGATTCGGCGTGTTCGGCCTGGTCGATGCCGGCCACCTCGACCTCCTCGGCGACCCGGAAGCCGACCAGCTTGTCGACCGCCTTGGCCAGCAGCCACGACAGGACGAACGAGTACGCCGCGACCACGGCCACGCCCATCGCCTGCTTGCCGAGCTGCCCCAGCCCGCCGCCGTAGAACAGGCCCTTGGCGGTCTGGCCGACCCCGCCGGTGGCGAACAGGCCGATCAGCAGCGAGCCGATCGCCCCGCCCACCGCGTGCACGCCCACCACGTCCAGCGAGTCGTCGAAGCCCCAGCGGTACTTGAGCGAGACGGCCGCGGCGCAGACCGCGCCCGCGACCAGGCCGATCGCCACCGCGCCGAGCGGGCTGACCGAGCCGCAGGCCGGGGTGATCGCGACCAGTCCGGCCACCGCGCCGGAGGCGGCGCCCAGCGTGGTGAAGGCGCCGTGCTTGAGCTTCTCGTAGATCAGCCAGCCGACCAGCGCCGCGCCGGTGGCGACCTGGGTGTTGACCATGGCCATCGCGGCGACCCCGTTGGCGGCCAGCGCCGAGCCCGCGTTGAAGCCGAACCAGCCGAACCACAGCAGCCCGGAGCCGAGCATCACCAGCGGGAGGCTGTGCGGGCGCATCGGGTCCTTCTTGAAGCCGACCCGCTTGCCCAGCACCAGGCAGAGCGCGAGGCCCGCGACCCCGGCGTTGATGTGCACGGCCGTCCCACCGGCGAAGTCGATCACGCCGTTGCGGTCGCCCAGCCAGCCGCCGTTGCCGCCGTCGAAGAAGAACACCCAGTGCGCGACCGGGAAGTAGACGATCGTCACCCAGAGCGCGATGAACAGGCCCCAGGCGGCGAACTTGGCTCTGTCCGCGATGGCGCCGCTGATCAGCGCCGGGGTGATGATCGCGAACATCAGCTGGAAGATCGAGAAGGCGGTGACCGGGATGGTCCCGGCCAGCTCGTTCAGGCCGATGCCGCGCATCCCGAGGAAGTCCAGGTTGCCGATCAGTCCGGCGAACGCGTCGGGCCCGAAGCTGAGCGAGTAGCCGTAGAGGACCCACAGCACACTGACGATGCCGAGCGAGAGGAAGCTCATCGCCAGCATGTTCAGTGTGCTCTTGGCCCTGACCATGCCCCCGTAGAAGAAGGCCAGGCCCGGGGTCATGAGCATGACCAGGGCCGCACTGATGAGCACGAAGGCGGTGTCGCCCGCGCTGAAGCCGTCCGGCATCGGCGTCTCCTCTGCGTCCAAGCCGATCCGCTCCCGGGTACCTGTCCCGTGCCACCCGGGGTGTCGGCGATGAAGAGGAGCGTGCCGAAGGCGGGTTTCGGCCAGTGCGGCCGGTTGTTTCGCGACCGTGACGCGTGCGACGCGCGGGTTACGGCTGCGTGAACCGCACCCCCGGGTACGCCCGGACGGGCTACCGTTCCGCCACCCGCCCGGCCCCTGCCCCGCCCCCCGCCCCGGTCCCGGACGGAAAACACGCCGACCCGCGCAGGCCACCGGCCGTGGCGGCGGCGGCCACCACGGCCGGTGGAGTCACGGGGAGGGGCCCCGGGCGGCTCAGACCACCGAGACGAACTCCGGGATGTCCTGGACGACCCGCTCCTTGAGCCGGCTCACCGCGTCCACGCCCTTGAACCGGGCCGCCGCGGCCTCCGTGGTCTTGCGCACCCGGGAGTTCAGCCGCTCCGAGCGCACCTTGGTGGCGATGTCCACCGCCTGCTCGGCCATCACCGCCGCCTGCTCCGCCTCCTTCTGCAGCAGGTGCACGCTGGCCATGCCGATCAGGTTGAAGGCGTAGCTGCGCACGTGGTCGCCGTCCTGGCGGAACAGGTCGACCGCACGCTCCATCACCGGCGCGGACATCGAGGCGTACAGCTGGGCGTTGTCGGAGTGGTACGCGAGGTCGCGGAAGGAGTGCGCGTTCTCGGCGTTCAGCTCGGCCGGGGAGAAGAACCTCAGCCAGTCCGGCTCCTCGTCCCCCTCCCGGATGTCGGTGAAGGTGTCCTCGGCCAGCCGGATCGCCCGGGCGCAGCGGTTGACCTCGCCGATGGTGGCGTAGGCGCGCGCCTCCATCGCGTACAGCAGCGACTGCTGGCGCGGGGTGGCGGTGTCCCGACTGCCGTACTGCGCCAGGTGGATCAGCTCCAGGGCGTCCTCGCCCCGGTTGAGGTGGATCATCTGGCGGCTCATGTCGGTGAGGATCAACGCGCCGAACGGGCGGTCGCCGGCCTCCTTGGCCGCGTGCAGGGCCAGCACGTAGTACTTCTGCGCGCTCGGGTGCATCCCCACGTCGTAGGACATCCACCCGGCCAGGTGGGCGAGTTCGGCGGTGAGCCGGAACAGCCGCTTGGTGGTGTCCTCGCTGTACGTCTCCTGGAGCAGGTCGGTGACCTCGTGCAGCTGGCCGACGACGGCCTTGCGGCGCAGCCCGCCGCCGTTCTGCGCGTCCCACTGACGGAACATGACCGTGGTCTGCTCCAGCAGTTCCAGCTCGGGCTCGGAGAGCCGGCCGGTGAACGCCTCGCCGCCGTTGGCCGCGGTGAGGATCGGGGTGGGGATGCCGGTCGGGCCGGGGGCCAGCCAGCGCTGCATCGGCTCGATCAGCGCGGCGCCGGCGGTCAGCGCCAGCGAGGTGCCGAGGAAACCCCGACGGTTGAGCATGAGGTCGCTGCGGGAGTAGTCACTGATCAGCTGGACGGTCTGCGGGCCGCTCCACGGGAGGTCCACCCCGCCGCCCACGGTGGAGACCGGGATCGCGGCGCGCAGGCCGAGGTCCTCGATCGACACCACCGAGCCGAAGCGCTCGGAGAAGAGCTCCGACATGATCTTGGGGATGGGTTCGCGCGGCTGCTCGCCGTCCAGCCAGCGGCGCACCCGTGAGGTGTCGGTGGACACGTGGTGGGCGCCGATCTGGCGGGCCCGGCGGTTGACCTGACGCGCCAACTCGCCCTTGGACCAGCCGCTGCGGGCGAACCACGTGGTCAGCTTCTCATTGGGTTGCTTCTCTGCCATGGGAACGTCCCATCCCGCCCGGCCCCTCACGGGGCCCCCGATCGTGACCGCCCGACGGTTGCGGGCTCTTGCCAGACGTGCCGTGCCTGAGGTGCCGCCGTGCCGCGTCGTCGTACTGGTGTGCCATCGTCGCGGACGATCCGTCAGGCCCCAACTCCCGCTCCCCGAAAGCCCGGAGCGGGATCCTCGACGACATCCGCGTGCTGAACGTAATGCCCCGCGAGGGGCCCGTGGGAGCGGCCCTGGCGAAACGCCACCTTTCGCCACCCCCAGGAGTGAACCGAAGCCTCGGGGCACACGCTTCACTAGGTAGTCCCGACGGTCCGGCATATGCGGGCCGCCCAGTCCACCGGCTCACCCCGGAAGACCCGGCAGGCCCCACAACCCACCGCAGCCACAAGCGAGTTCACCACCCACTCCGGGCGGCAACAGCCTCGCGTACACGACGATCCGGCATCCGCGCCGCCCCCACAAGGCGGCGCCCGAGGCACACCACGGGAACAGGCGCACGCCACGCGCTGCGCGCCGCCACCGCACAACGCACCACGCAACCGACAATCGACACACAGTCACCGTCCCGTAACCATCGGCAACGAGAACCTGTTGGGGGAGGCATGGACAACCTGTTCGGCGAACTTCGACTGGGGCACCTGCGGCTGACACCGCTGGGCGCGCGCCGCCGCACCAAGGTCACCGCGTCCCAGGCCGCCGCGGAGTACACCGGCCGCTGGGGCTGGGCGGTCGCCACCGGCGACCCGGCCACCGACACTCCGGTCACCGGCGCCACCGCCCCGACCCGCTGTCCCTGCGGCTCCGCCCGCTGCGCCGCGCCCGGCCTGCACCCCGTGCCGGGCACCGAGGGCCGCGGCCGCGCCGCCCGCGCCGAGAGCTCGGTGCTCTTCCCCACCGGCCGCGCCTTCGACGTCCTGGACGTCCCCGAGCAGGCCGGCCTGCAGGCGCTGGTCCGGCTGGAGCGGATGGGCACCCAGGTCGGTCCGGTGCTCGCCGCCCCCACCGGCCGGCTGCAGTTCCTGGTCGCCGCCGGCACCGCCCGCCGACTGCCCGACCTGCTCTACCGGATGGGCTGGGACGACGCCGCGCTCGACCTCATCTGCCACGGCGAGGGCAGCTACGTCGCCGCCCCTCCCACCGTCCTCGGCGGCCTCGGCCCGGTCCGCTGGCTGCGCCGCCCCACCCGCGACAACGCCGGCTGCCCGCCCGAGGCCCGGCTGCTGCTCGGCACCCTCGCCTACGCCTGCCACCGCGGCCGCGAGCGCACCGCCGAACCGGCCTGGATCGCCTCGTAAGAGCAGAGCCGGGCACGTGAAAGGGCCCGCCCCGAGCGGAGCGGACCCTTCCGGCAGCAGGCGGGGGAACCCGGTCAGTCCCCGATCAGCGCGTCCACGAACGCACCCGGCTCGAACGGCGCCAGGTCGTCCGCACCCTCGCCCAGACCGATCAGCTTGACCGGCACGCCCAACTCGCGCTGGACCGCGACCACGATGCCGCCCTTGGCGGTGCCGTCCAGCTTGGTCAGCACGATGCCGGTGATGTCGACCACCTCGGCGAACACCCGGGCCTGGATCAGGCCGTTCTGACCGGTGGTGGCGTCCAGCACCAGCAGCACCTCGTCCACCGGGCCGTGCTTCTCGACGACCCGCTTGACCTTGCCCAGCTCGTCCATCAGGCCGGTCTTGGTGTGCAGCCGGCCGGCGGTGTCGACCAGGACGGTGTCCACGCCCTCGGCGATGCCCTCCTTGACCGCGTCGAAGGCGACCGAAGCCGGGTCACCGCCCTCCGGGCCGCGCACGGTGCGCGCACCGACCCGCTCGCCCCAGGTCTGCAGCTGGTCCGCGGCGGCGGCCCGGAAGGTGTCGGCGGCGCCGAGCACCACCGTACGGCCGTCGGCGACCAGGACCCGGGCCAGCTTGCCGGTGGTGGTGGTCTTGCCGACGCCGTTGACGCCGACGACCAGGACCACGGCCGGGCCCTCCTCGTGCTTGGTGGAGCGCACGGTGCGGTCGGCGTCCTTGCCGACCAGCTCGACCAGCTCCTCGCGCAGCAGCGCGCGCAGCTCCGCGGGCGTACGGGTGCCGAGCAC
The genomic region above belongs to Streptomyces sp. 1331.2 and contains:
- the ftsH gene encoding ATP-dependent zinc metalloprotease FtsH encodes the protein MTEPVPPRQTPDQPWRSEGAPPPPPPRRRMPGGWAGLVLTALVVFLISDVLLSFFGNEGATTISYTEFNSQLNKGNITKIYSKGDSIEGTLKSAQPKPDGGKGDYTEFDTQRPSFAGDNLWATLQQQGVEVTATSPVQQRSFLTNLLLSLAPMLLLIFIWVLLARRMAGGLGGGPLGRKAPPKPVTAEQGKRTTFADVAGIDEVEAELTEVVDYLKNPDRYRRLGAKMPRGVLLSGPPGTGKTLLARAVAGEADVPFFSASASEFIEMIVGVGASRVRELFAEARKVAPAIIFIDEIDTIGRQRGAGGGMGGHDEREQTLNQILTEMDGFSGSEGVIVIAATNRADVLDPALLRPGRFDRRITVSPPDREGRAAILRIHTRTVPLAGDTDLTQLAKVTPGMTGAELANLVNEAALLAVKRRQDAVNERDLSDALEKVQLGAVRPLVMPQEERERTAYHESGHALLGMLQPGADPVRKITIVPRGRALGVTLSTPENDRYSYTEPYLRGRIIGALGGMAAEQVVYGVITTGAESDLEQVTSIARGMAGRWGMSERVGRLTAVPADVQGAGAYGLSAAPTTLDAVDEEARRIVAECYDDAVRLLTEQRPRLDALAAALLEAETLDEEEAYRAAGVAREGAEGGSEGS
- a CDS encoding GNAT family N-acetyltransferase, encoding MRVMIRAPRAEDAVAYAEAVRRSAEHIGRWNPVEPDGLPELLQRQGAGLRTFLILDRDTGGLVGKVNVANIVMSRFCNAALGYDAYLPFAGTGRMTEGMRLVLDRCFAPQSADGLGLHRLEINVQPENERSIAMAKRLGFRHEGFSPRMLFLQGDWRDHERFALTAEEWPGASA
- the ffh gene encoding signal recognition particle protein translates to MFDTLSDRLAATFKNLRGKGRLSEADIDATAREIRIALLEADVALPVVRAFIKQVKERALGAEVSGALNPAQQIIKIVNEELIAILGGETRRVRFAKNGPTVIMLAGLQGAGKTTLAGKLGHWLKKQKHTPLLVACDLQRPNAVNQLQVVAERAGVAFYGPQPGNGVGDPVQVAKDSIEYAKQKQYDVVVVDTAGRLGIDAELMQQAADIRAAVDPDEVLFVVDAMIGQDAVTTAQAFLDGVDFTGVVLSKLDGDARGGAALSVAHVTGRQIMFASNGEKVDDFDAFHPDRMASRILGMGDVLSLIEKAEQTFSQAEAEKIAAKLRGGPKQFTLDDFLSQLEQVQKMGSISKLLGMLPGMGQIRDQINNIDDKDVNRVGAIIKSMTPTERAEPELINGSRRARIAKGSGVQVGEVKNLVERFFEARKMMSAMASGKGMPGMPGIPGMGGGAKKSGKKAPQAKGKRKSGNPLKRAQEEAAAAERRALGPGAGQAPADGGAFGLGAGKGPADFELPKEFKDLL
- a CDS encoding [protein-PII] uridylyltransferase, which translates into the protein MTTETRPSDPADHAAARAALLAAPGPVGRPRREALAAATDDWLAGLLTAAGAPPGVALVAVGGYGRGELSPRSDLDVLLLHDGPIARELPERIWYPVWDAGAKLDHSVRTVAEARAVAAADLKAQLGLLDARHLAGDPALTAALRSAVFTDWRASAPARLPELRELGRERAERHGELSFLLEPDLKEARGGLRDVVALNAVAATWLADAPRDGLDAAALRLADVRDALHLVTGRATERLSLQDQDQVAERLGVLDADTLLRQVYEAARTIAYASDVTWRAVERVLAARTGRGRRVARLAIPFTGVSRGAGAVARGAVERRPLAEGVVEQDGEAVLAQGARPAADPVLPLRAAAAAAQNGLTVSYATVRRLAAECRPLPVPWPDEAREQLVTLLGAGEAAVPVWEALEAEGLVTRLLPDWERVRCRPQRNAVHRWTVDRHLVETAVRAAAMTRRVARPDLLLVAALLHDIGKGWPGDHSEAGEVIVRDLAPRMGFGAEDTETLAVLVRQHLTLVDTATRRDPDDPATVEAITKVVTTLPELELLHALTEADALATGPAAWSSWRASLVDGLVARAADRLAGAVTAPVEAAPSAEQERLAVEAARTGEPALSLRAQAEGTDPGAGPTGAGTAGAGTAAAPMGTERMGTGPMGVELNLAVPDRPGLLGTAAGVLALHRLTVRSAGLRELDPIGAGPVLLLSWRVAAEFGELPEAARLRADLRRALDGSLDVARRLAERDAAAPRRRGIPTPPPLVAVAPAVASATATVLEVRAHDAPGLLHRIGRALDESGVRVRTAHVSTLGAEAVDSFYLTDEAGRPLAAQRAGEVAAAVRAALG
- a CDS encoding P-II family nitrogen regulator, with the protein product MKLITAVIKPYRLDEVKAALQAFGVHGLTVTEASGYGRQRGHTEVYRGAEYTVDLVPKVRIEVLVEDEDADDLIEVLVKAARTGKIGDGKVWSIPVDTAVRVRTGERGPDAL
- a CDS encoding ammonium transporter codes for the protein MPDGFSAGDTAFVLISAALVMLMTPGLAFFYGGMVRAKSTLNMLAMSFLSLGIVSVLWVLYGYSLSFGPDAFAGLIGNLDFLGMRGIGLNELAGTIPVTAFSIFQLMFAIITPALISGAIADRAKFAAWGLFIALWVTIVYFPVAHWVFFFDGGNGGWLGDRNGVIDFAGGTAVHINAGVAGLALCLVLGKRVGFKKDPMRPHSLPLVMLGSGLLWFGWFGFNAGSALAANGVAAMAMVNTQVATGAALVGWLIYEKLKHGAFTTLGAASGAVAGLVAITPACGSVSPLGAVAIGLVAGAVCAAAVSLKYRWGFDDSLDVVGVHAVGGAIGSLLIGLFATGGVGQTAKGLFYGGGLGQLGKQAMGVAVVAAYSFVLSWLLAKAVDKLVGFRVAEEVEVAGIDQAEHAESAYDFSAVGAGLARALPGLAAAASAGPSAGTAVATSAEKTSEKPTEKAAGKAAEKTEVDA